From Strigops habroptila isolate Jane chromosome 1, bStrHab1.2.pri, whole genome shotgun sequence, a single genomic window includes:
- the GCM2 gene encoding chorion-specific transcription factor GCMb, giving the protein MKLTWDINDPQLPQEPKHFDAFQEWPDGYVRLIYSSEEKNAQRHLSGWAMRNTNNHNCQILKKSCLGVVVCARSCALPGGARLQLRPAICDKARQKQQKKACPNCNSALELIPCRGHSGYPVTNFWRLDGKAIFFQAKGVHDHPRPESKLEAEARRSAFKKQMSSFHHSQKKRPLNSEAGRYHDSSGYANNLQNLPCMDGPERVGIITDTSFSIPAQSYPLLQNTDLYKASYDSASFQEDQLSAYPKCPNPRIYMPRPCSYEFGVPTFISSSPYPTFYKDLPSPTIDADPLSLNGSHYNAVTTHDKNFDNPGRHYGLKPAWGKTGSGDQSDYGQMQTSANYPCYSGDYPCRYGPSPSPIAPPLQTVITTTTKVSYQAYKPSTLKYSDNLCDMKNLQSYTHVAENVSGAIYSGMKIQEDFGMIKSALLYQHDPVPPKSKPAENVETYQYGPLLGNSYAEHEGQTLKFESAEY; this is encoded by the exons ATGAAGCTCACCTGGGACATCAACGACCCCCAGCTCCCGCAG gagcccaAGCACTTCGATGCCTTCCAGGAGTGGCCCGATGGCTACGTGCGGCTCATCTACTCCAGTGAAGAGAAGAATGCACAGAGACACCTCAGCGGCTGGGCCATGCGCAACACCAACAACCACAACTGCCAGATCCTCAAGAAGTCCTGcctgggggtggtggtgtgtgcCCGGAGCTGCGCCCTGCCCGGAGgagccaggctgcagcttcGCCCTGCCATATGTGACAAGGCTCGGCAGAAGCAACAAA AGAAAGCCTGCCCAAACTGTAATTCAGCCCTTGAACTGATCCCTTGCCGAGGACACAGTGGCTATCCAGTCACAAACTTCTGGAGACTTGATGgcaaagcaatatttttccAG GCCAAAGGAGTCCATGACCACCCCAGGCCAGAGAGTAAGTTGGAGGCAGAGGCAAGACGAAGTGCATTTAAGAAGCAAATGTCCTCTTTCCACCATTCCCAGAAAAAAAGACCTCTAAACTCAGAG GCAGGAAGGTACCACGACAGCAGTGGTTATGCCAATAACCTACAGAATCTGCCCTGCATGGATGGCCCAGAAAGGGTTGGCATCATCACAGACACCAGTTTTTCGATTCCAGCCCAGTCTTACCCTTTGCTGCAAAACACTGACCTTTACAAAGCATCTTATGACTCAGCCAGCTTCCAAGAGGACCAGCTGTCAGCATACCCGAAGTGCCCCAATCCAAGGATCTACATGCCCAGGCCATGCAGCTATGAGTTTGGAGTTCCTACCTTTATAAGCTCCAGCCCTTACCCAACATTTTACAAAGATCTGCCAAGTCCTACCATCGATGCAGATCCCCTCAGTTTGAATGGATCTCACTACAATGCAGTGACCACCCATGATAAAAACTTTGATAACCCTGGCAGACACTATGGACTGAAACCAGCTTGGGGGAAAACTGGTAGTGGAGACCAGAGTGACTATGGACAGATGCAAACCAGCGCTAACTACCCTTGCTACAGTGGGGACTACCCTTGCAGGTACGGTCCCAGCCCCTCTCCCATAGCCCCGCCATTGCAAACAGTTATCACAACCACCACTAAGGTGTCCTACCAGGCCTACAAGCCATCCACGCTGAAATACAGTGACAACCTCTGTGATATGAAAAACCTTCAGAGCTATACGCATGTGGCAGAAAATGTCTCTGGTGCTATCTATTCAGGGATGAAGATTCAGGAAGATTTTGGGATGATAAAGTCAGCGTTGCTTTACCAGCATGACCCAGTCCCCCCAAAGTCCAAACCAGCTGAGAATGTGGAGACCTACCAGTATGGGCCACTGCTAGGGAACAGTTATGCTGAGCATGAAGGCCAGACCTTAAAGTTTGAGAGTGCTGAATATTGA